A stretch of Lewinella sp. 4G2 DNA encodes these proteins:
- the tsaD gene encoding tRNA (adenosine(37)-N6)-threonylcarbamoyltransferase complex transferase subunit TsaD, whose translation MPTILALESSCDDTSAAIVRDGEVLSNVTATQAIHVEYGGVVPEHASRAHQRNIVPTVAVALERAGVTPDLVDAVAFTRGPGLIGSLMVGVSFAKAFALARDLPLIEVDHMKAHVLAHFAEDPKPAFPFLCLTVSGGHTQLVVVRSAMDQEVIGRTVDDAAGEAFDKTGKMLGLDYPAGPQIDKLAGEGEPSIPFAEPDPGGLDFSFSGLKTSVLYTLQKKLKTDPQFVKENLPDICASIQHVIVSVLLRKVQLAVAQTGLTRVALAGGVSANSALRQGLTELGEREGWETFVPAIQYCTDNAAMIGVTATFKYAAGEFVGHEVAPSARL comes from the coding sequence ATGCCCACTATCCTAGCCCTCGAATCCAGCTGCGACGATACTTCCGCGGCCATTGTCCGTGATGGGGAAGTGCTATCCAACGTCACCGCTACCCAGGCCATTCACGTGGAGTACGGGGGGGTGGTGCCGGAGCACGCCAGCCGCGCTCACCAGCGGAACATCGTGCCTACGGTGGCCGTCGCCCTCGAACGGGCTGGCGTTACTCCCGATTTGGTAGATGCAGTCGCCTTCACCCGGGGCCCCGGACTGATCGGTTCCCTCATGGTCGGCGTCAGTTTTGCGAAGGCCTTTGCCTTGGCGCGGGACCTGCCTCTCATCGAGGTGGACCACATGAAAGCTCACGTCCTGGCTCACTTTGCGGAGGACCCCAAGCCGGCCTTCCCCTTTTTGTGCCTGACGGTTTCCGGAGGACATACCCAATTAGTGGTCGTACGGTCGGCCATGGACCAGGAGGTCATTGGCCGGACGGTCGACGATGCCGCCGGGGAGGCCTTTGATAAGACGGGAAAGATGCTGGGCCTCGACTATCCCGCCGGCCCCCAGATCGATAAACTGGCCGGGGAGGGGGAACCTTCCATCCCCTTCGCCGAGCCCGATCCCGGAGGGTTGGACTTTTCCTTCAGCGGCCTCAAAACCAGCGTGCTGTACACGTTGCAAAAGAAATTGAAGACTGATCCCCAGTTCGTGAAGGAAAACCTGCCCGATATCTGTGCTTCCATCCAGCACGTCATCGTGTCCGTTCTGTTGCGGAAGGTCCAGCTTGCCGTGGCCCAAACGGGTTTGACGCGCGTAGCCCTGGCCGGGGGCGTCAGTGCCAATAGTGCCCTCCGCCAAGGCCTCACCGAGCTCGGGGAACGGGAAGGGTGGGAGACCTTCGTCCCCGCCATCCAGTACTGCACCGATAACGCGGCGATGATCGGCGTTACGGCGACCTTTAAATATGCTGCCGGGGAATTTGTCGGGCACGAGGTGGCGCCAAGTGCGCGTTTGTAG
- a CDS encoding DUF697 domain-containing protein: MRKKITKYVKQQLKDSIMNPNSNTDKNRHAETVIRNHVIWSMGASYIIPLPIADVFAVSALQLDMIRQLCRVYDIDFAETQGKAIVSSLTTSTMARAGARSLIKVIPGIGTVVGGITTAIINGASTYALGEVFKQHFAHGGTFLDFDTDRLKKLYKESFEKGKKVAKDWKEEEATATATPPPTPGTNPTPPPTQTAVPDPHAPTFAGTDAPQATAATTLVEDPTAPGPAPINDEAIRKIKELAEMKAQNIITEEEFQVMKKRILS, from the coding sequence ATGCGCAAGAAAATCACCAAGTACGTCAAGCAACAGCTAAAAGACTCGATCATGAATCCGAACAGCAATACGGACAAGAACCGCCACGCCGAAACTGTCATCCGAAACCACGTGATCTGGAGCATGGGGGCCAGTTACATCATCCCCCTTCCAATTGCGGACGTGTTTGCCGTCTCAGCCCTGCAGCTCGACATGATCCGCCAACTCTGCCGGGTATACGATATTGACTTTGCGGAAACCCAGGGTAAGGCGATCGTCTCTTCCCTGACGACTTCCACGATGGCGAGAGCCGGCGCGCGAAGCCTGATCAAGGTGATTCCTGGCATTGGCACCGTCGTTGGTGGCATTACTACGGCCATCATTAACGGCGCGAGTACTTACGCTTTGGGTGAGGTCTTCAAGCAGCACTTTGCCCACGGTGGTACCTTCCTGGATTTTGATACCGACCGCTTAAAGAAGCTTTACAAAGAGAGCTTCGAGAAAGGCAAAAAAGTAGCCAAGGACTGGAAGGAAGAAGAAGCCACCGCTACGGCTACGCCTCCCCCCACGCCGGGCACCAACCCTACCCCACCCCCGACGCAAACGGCCGTTCCCGACCCTCACGCCCCCACCTTCGCCGGTACGGACGCGCCCCAGGCTACCGCAGCCACCACACTGGTGGAAGACCCAACCGCCCCCGGTCCCGCGCCCATCAATGATGAGGCCATCCGGAAGATCAAGGAACTGGCGGAGATGAAGGCGCAGAACATCATTACGGAAGAGGAATTCCAGGTGATGAAGAAGCGGATCTTGAGTTAG
- a CDS encoding alpha-L-rhamnosidase C-terminal domain-containing protein produces the protein MRLLFLFGCLLSFLPSLTAQTWIAARAAEDSPNLWQAFRHDFSVSAAEMAEYPIKIAADSKYWLYVNGKLVVREGGLKRGPYLNAYYVDTFDLAAHLLEGENTIGILLWYFGKQSFSHQSSGFPGFWLDGPSAIQSSAEWRGIIHPAFGETGPPRPNYRLPESNIAFDATKYDDFWKVPDYDDSAWPRVRSLEVHPFPPAERPFPLTSHQRQRQIELPGHRGETRPIAQWKNGPLAQYKTPYQRGATQTFDTLKLALPYNAQVTPYFRIKAPEAGLRLEILTDNYRGGGPPNVRTVYYTKAGVQSFETPGWMNGHEVWYVLPAGIEVFDLAYRESGFATEFTPLFKSSDADLDLLWKKAQRTLYLTMRDTYMDCPDRERAQWWGDVVNELGETVYALDRRSDDLTRKAIRELMHWQRKDSTIYSPVPAGSWDQELPMQMLASVSHYGIWHYYHNTGDRDLISEVYPAVKRYLAVWKTQPDGLVVRRKGGWTWGDWGNNKDMPILFNAWYYLALRGLEQMATLENDATTASEARTKMEQLKAAFNRTYWNGSSYRSADYKGETDERGHALAVVSGLADPTKYPAILQVFREQEHASPYMEKYVLEALCKMGEEEYAITRMKKRFRKMIDSEYTTLFEGWGIGKEGYGGGTYNHAWSGGALTIMNKYLAGAVATSPGWATYRLQPGGFPTLKNAATTFESPRGPVAVSWEWTGEELRLTHEAAFDVPYVDILLPTDLEARGSNKAGQRIAFTRQGTLDGKQIWRTEATNFTCVAR, from the coding sequence ATGCGTTTACTTTTCCTCTTTGGCTGCTTGCTGAGTTTCCTTCCATCCCTGACCGCCCAGACGTGGATCGCCGCCCGGGCCGCGGAGGATTCGCCAAATCTGTGGCAGGCCTTTCGCCACGACTTCAGCGTCAGTGCGGCGGAAATGGCGGAGTACCCCATTAAAATTGCGGCGGATTCCAAGTACTGGTTGTACGTCAACGGTAAACTCGTCGTCCGGGAGGGAGGCCTTAAGCGGGGGCCCTACCTTAATGCGTATTACGTTGATACTTTCGATTTAGCCGCCCATTTGTTGGAGGGGGAGAATACCATTGGGATTCTGCTGTGGTACTTCGGGAAGCAGAGCTTTTCCCATCAGTCCAGCGGCTTCCCCGGTTTTTGGTTGGACGGGCCATCCGCCATTCAGTCGTCGGCGGAGTGGCGGGGGATCATCCACCCGGCTTTCGGGGAGACGGGGCCACCGCGGCCCAATTACCGGCTGCCGGAATCCAACATCGCTTTCGACGCGACGAAGTACGACGACTTCTGGAAGGTTCCGGATTATGACGACTCTGCCTGGCCGCGGGTCCGGAGTTTGGAGGTCCACCCCTTTCCCCCGGCTGAACGGCCCTTCCCACTTACTTCGCACCAGCGTCAGCGCCAAATTGAACTGCCCGGCCACCGGGGCGAAACCCGACCGATCGCCCAGTGGAAGAATGGCCCGCTAGCCCAGTACAAAACGCCTTACCAACGTGGCGCCACGCAGACCTTCGATACCCTGAAACTGGCCCTACCTTACAATGCCCAGGTGACGCCCTACTTCCGCATCAAGGCCCCGGAAGCGGGCCTCCGTCTGGAAATCCTGACCGATAACTACCGCGGTGGCGGCCCGCCGAACGTGCGAACGGTGTACTACACGAAGGCTGGCGTACAGAGTTTCGAAACCCCGGGCTGGATGAACGGCCACGAGGTTTGGTACGTCCTCCCGGCCGGCATCGAGGTGTTCGACCTGGCCTACAGGGAGAGCGGATTCGCTACCGAATTCACGCCACTATTTAAGAGCAGTGACGCCGATCTCGACCTGCTCTGGAAGAAGGCCCAACGCACGCTCTACCTGACGATGCGGGATACCTACATGGATTGCCCCGACCGCGAACGCGCCCAGTGGTGGGGCGACGTCGTGAACGAACTCGGCGAAACCGTATACGCGCTGGACCGCCGGAGTGACGACCTCACCCGCAAGGCCATCCGCGAACTCATGCACTGGCAACGGAAGGATTCGACGATCTACAGCCCCGTCCCGGCCGGAAGTTGGGACCAGGAACTCCCCATGCAAATGCTCGCCAGCGTGAGCCACTACGGCATCTGGCACTACTACCACAATACGGGCGACCGCGACCTCATCTCCGAAGTGTACCCCGCCGTGAAACGCTACCTCGCCGTCTGGAAAACCCAGCCCGACGGCCTCGTCGTCCGCCGCAAGGGGGGCTGGACCTGGGGCGACTGGGGGAATAATAAGGATATGCCCATCCTCTTCAACGCCTGGTACTACCTTGCACTACGCGGCCTGGAGCAAATGGCTACCCTGGAGAACGACGCCACCACCGCCAGCGAAGCACGGACGAAAATGGAGCAGCTCAAAGCGGCCTTCAACCGGACCTACTGGAACGGGAGCAGCTACCGCAGCGCCGATTATAAAGGAGAAACCGATGAACGCGGACACGCCCTGGCTGTCGTCTCCGGCCTCGCCGATCCGACCAAGTATCCCGCCATCCTACAGGTTTTCCGCGAACAGGAACACGCCAGCCCCTACATGGAAAAGTACGTCCTCGAAGCCCTCTGCAAAATGGGGGAGGAGGAGTACGCCATCACCCGGATGAAAAAGCGCTTCCGCAAAATGATCGACAGCGAATACACAACCCTGTTCGAAGGGTGGGGCATTGGAAAAGAAGGTTACGGCGGTGGCACCTACAACCACGCCTGGAGCGGTGGCGCCCTCACGATCATGAACAAATACCTGGCCGGCGCCGTGGCCACCAGCCCGGGCTGGGCGACTTACCGGCTGCAACCCGGTGGCTTCCCGACGTTGAAGAATGCCGCGACCACCTTCGAATCGCCCCGCGGCCCGGTAGCGGTGAGCTGGGAATGGACCGGTGAAGAACTACGCCTCACCCACGAAGCGGCCTTCGACGTCCCGTACGTAGACATCCTGCTGCCGACAGATTTGGAGGCGCGCGGAAGTAATAAAGCCGGCCAGCGCATCGCTTTCACCCGGCAGGGTACGTTGGACGGGAAGCAAATTTGGCGCACCGAAGCCACCAACTTCACTTGCGTGGCCCGATAA
- a CDS encoding S8 family peptidase: MFKHFLTPLLLFCCLASLSAQRIDHVPGQLIVQLGADVDARKWMKDYPGPGTPRRLGRTTPILVIDFDHDAVGEKNLLRELYADSKVRLVQYNHPVTFRRQPNDLRYDDQWSFNNTGQLNGPLGADINVEPAWDVTTGGVTENGDTIVVAVIDDGADLDHEDLVANLWRNRAEIPDNGIDDDGNGYVDDIFGFDTANNDGNPETNSNHGTPVAGIIGARGNNGLGVAGINWETKLMIIRNDFFASEVEVIQAYSYVLDQRRLYKTSNGTKGAYVVVTNASWGRNYGDPADSPIWCSLYDELGEAGILNTGAVANLEIDVERDGDLPTRCTSDYLIGVTSLNTNGQKPTGRGFGATSVDLGAHAEQVLTTESGNGYGRFGGTSSATPHVAGAAALLYAAPCAAFAELLEADPAAAALYVRQILLETTAANSSLAGRTSTGGQLDVGAAMARLMSDCDACFAPTGFSVTPQAGSATALEVNYNAIASIDATELRYREVGASDWIDLGSPALPLQIDDLGTCVAYEFELRASCGGTDLPVQTLTASTDGCCVIPADFSVAAGNNLTFRATWTPNLAGEFYRVRYRQAGTENWLTRSSRNDNVIIAGGILPCTAYEFEFRTDCDTARTEFGAGLTVLSLGCGACLEESYCRPNAIDNAADWIEAVNLANLEIVVSGAQQGAYGDFTGADEVTWHRGGTYPVTLTPGTTDPRAQEVFRVYVDWNQDGIFSGSEASDNVTSNGGEAVIVDLTVPDDAELLSTRMRVLMSFLRLQGTACSNIQAGEYEDYCITVAPADSDCSAPKGLELAYDLVEDVTLLSWKASSAAGNDYQLRYRPTFGGVNWTTLDITGIETTVEGLDLCGSYDIELASLCDGTAGDFRAFTFANNCTDTEEPGLGDGDWSVFPNPAYDRVNLRTVTSLRSDRVRIYGVSGRLFVDRRPSVSDISLDVSQLPAGLYLVELTTADGRRGVKKLLKR; this comes from the coding sequence ATGTTCAAACATTTCCTCACCCCGCTGCTGCTTTTCTGTTGCCTCGCCAGCCTGAGCGCGCAGCGTATCGATCACGTGCCCGGCCAACTCATCGTCCAGTTGGGCGCTGACGTAGATGCCAGGAAATGGATGAAGGACTACCCCGGACCCGGGACGCCCCGCCGGCTCGGACGGACGACCCCGATCCTGGTGATCGACTTCGACCACGATGCGGTGGGGGAAAAAAACCTACTAAGAGAACTCTACGCGGACTCCAAAGTCAGGCTCGTACAGTACAACCACCCGGTAACGTTCCGCCGCCAACCGAATGACTTGCGGTACGACGATCAGTGGTCCTTCAACAACACCGGCCAACTCAACGGTCCGCTCGGGGCCGACATCAACGTAGAGCCCGCCTGGGACGTCACCACCGGCGGCGTAACCGAGAACGGAGATACCATCGTAGTGGCCGTCATTGACGACGGGGCGGATCTGGACCACGAAGATCTCGTAGCAAATCTGTGGCGCAACCGCGCGGAGATCCCCGACAACGGTATCGACGACGATGGAAACGGTTACGTCGACGACATCTTCGGTTTCGATACGGCCAATAACGACGGCAACCCGGAAACCAACTCCAACCACGGTACGCCAGTCGCCGGCATCATCGGCGCCCGCGGGAACAATGGCCTGGGCGTAGCGGGCATTAATTGGGAAACCAAGTTGATGATCATCCGCAACGACTTCTTTGCCTCCGAAGTAGAAGTGATCCAGGCCTACAGCTACGTGCTGGACCAGCGACGGCTCTACAAAACTTCCAACGGAACGAAAGGTGCTTACGTCGTCGTCACCAACGCCAGCTGGGGCCGTAATTACGGTGACCCCGCCGATAGCCCCATTTGGTGCTCCCTCTACGATGAATTAGGAGAAGCGGGTATCCTCAACACCGGCGCCGTCGCCAACCTGGAGATTGACGTTGAGCGGGACGGCGACCTACCCACCCGCTGTACTTCCGATTACCTCATCGGCGTGACGAGCCTGAACACGAACGGTCAGAAGCCTACGGGCCGCGGCTTCGGCGCTACCTCCGTGGATCTCGGCGCCCACGCTGAGCAAGTCCTGACGACCGAATCGGGCAACGGTTACGGACGCTTTGGGGGGACTTCCTCGGCTACGCCTCACGTCGCCGGAGCGGCCGCGCTGCTGTACGCCGCACCCTGCGCTGCTTTCGCCGAATTACTGGAAGCGGACCCCGCCGCCGCCGCGCTGTACGTCCGGCAGATCCTGCTGGAAACCACCGCCGCCAACTCATCGCTGGCGGGGCGGACGAGCACGGGTGGCCAACTGGACGTGGGAGCCGCCATGGCCCGGCTGATGAGTGACTGCGACGCCTGTTTTGCGCCCACCGGTTTTAGTGTTACGCCCCAGGCCGGGTCCGCCACCGCGCTCGAGGTCAACTACAACGCGATCGCCAGTATCGATGCCACGGAACTCCGCTACCGGGAAGTAGGGGCAAGTGATTGGATCGACCTGGGTAGCCCTGCGTTACCCCTTCAAATAGATGACTTGGGAACCTGCGTCGCCTACGAATTTGAATTGCGGGCGTCCTGTGGCGGTACCGACCTTCCCGTGCAAACCCTGACCGCGAGTACGGACGGCTGCTGCGTCATCCCCGCCGACTTCAGCGTAGCGGCCGGTAACAACCTGACCTTCCGGGCTACCTGGACGCCTAATCTCGCGGGTGAATTTTACCGCGTCCGCTACCGCCAGGCGGGTACGGAGAACTGGCTGACGCGTAGCTCCCGCAACGATAATGTCATCATTGCTGGCGGGATACTTCCCTGCACAGCCTACGAATTTGAGTTCCGAACGGACTGTGATACGGCGCGAACGGAGTTTGGGGCTGGTCTCACCGTCCTCAGCTTGGGGTGTGGTGCTTGCCTCGAAGAGAGCTACTGCCGCCCGAATGCGATCGACAACGCGGCGGACTGGATCGAGGCCGTCAATCTGGCTAACCTGGAAATTGTCGTTTCTGGCGCCCAGCAGGGAGCCTACGGCGACTTCACCGGTGCGGATGAAGTAACGTGGCACCGCGGTGGGACTTACCCCGTCACCCTTACGCCTGGAACCACCGACCCGCGCGCCCAGGAGGTCTTCCGCGTCTACGTGGATTGGAACCAGGATGGCATCTTCAGCGGTTCGGAAGCTTCGGACAACGTCACTTCCAACGGAGGAGAAGCAGTGATCGTGGACCTCACCGTGCCGGACGACGCTGAATTACTCTCCACCCGGATGCGCGTCCTGATGAGTTTCCTCCGCTTGCAGGGAACGGCCTGTTCGAACATCCAGGCTGGAGAATATGAGGACTACTGCATTACCGTCGCGCCCGCCGACTCGGATTGCTCCGCGCCCAAAGGGTTGGAATTAGCGTACGATCTCGTCGAGGATGTCACGCTGCTTTCCTGGAAGGCCTCTTCCGCTGCGGGGAACGACTATCAACTCCGCTACCGACCCACTTTTGGCGGGGTGAACTGGACTACGCTCGATATCACCGGTATCGAAACTACCGTTGAAGGGCTCGACCTCTGTGGGAGTTACGATATTGAGTTGGCTAGCCTTTGTGATGGAACGGCGGGTGACTTCCGCGCTTTCACCTTCGCCAATAATTGCACGGATACGGAGGAACCTGGATTGGGTGATGGGGATTGGTCCGTTTTCCCTAATCCCGCTTACGACCGCGTAAACCTGCGTACGGTCACCTCTTTACGTTCCGACCGCGTACGGATCTACGGGGTGAGTGGCCGGCTTTTCGTGGACCGACGCCCGTCCGTATCTGATATATCGTTGGACGTCAGCCAACTTCCTGCGGGCCTTTACCTGGTGGAACTGACCACCGCCGACGGCCGCCGGGGCGTGAAGAAGCTCCTTAAACGCTAG
- a CDS encoding DMT family transporter, with amino-acid sequence MLHLAVLLWGATGIIGDIINLSALTLVWWRVLITSVALAPFVGVANLVRDLGRKQVLIFTGLGVLVVLHWVTFYGAIKLANASVGLICLATTSLFSSLVEPWIVRRKFNWYETSVGLLILPGIYLIADGVDPSMTTGVIVGLVSALLVAVFTSYNKKYVERAEPLQIVFLELGAGTLFLTPLLPFYGGQFWPSATDWFWLVALALLCTIFTNWLFLKALRSLSAFAANLTVNLEAVYGILLAYFLLNDAEELEPTFYVGTAIIIVAVFGYAAVKRMLRPPPPEDLPLDQF; translated from the coding sequence ATGTTGCACCTGGCCGTCCTACTCTGGGGGGCGACCGGTATTATCGGAGACATCATTAACCTTTCGGCGCTGACGCTGGTGTGGTGGAGGGTACTGATTACTTCCGTTGCCCTGGCTCCTTTCGTAGGAGTCGCCAACCTGGTGCGTGACCTCGGTCGAAAGCAGGTGCTGATATTCACGGGTTTGGGGGTCCTGGTGGTCTTGCACTGGGTGACGTTCTACGGAGCCATAAAACTGGCCAACGCTTCCGTCGGACTCATCTGCCTGGCGACGACTTCCCTGTTCTCCAGCCTCGTTGAACCGTGGATCGTGAGGCGGAAATTCAACTGGTACGAAACATCCGTCGGCCTCCTCATCCTGCCGGGCATCTACCTGATCGCCGACGGGGTGGACCCATCAATGACCACCGGCGTGATCGTCGGGCTGGTTTCGGCCCTACTCGTGGCGGTCTTCACCTCCTACAATAAGAAGTACGTCGAACGCGCCGAACCGCTACAAATCGTCTTCCTTGAATTGGGAGCGGGGACGCTCTTCCTCACCCCCCTCTTACCCTTCTACGGCGGGCAGTTCTGGCCTTCCGCTACGGACTGGTTTTGGCTGGTGGCCCTCGCCCTGCTCTGCACCATTTTTACCAATTGGTTATTCCTCAAGGCCCTCCGTTCCCTTTCCGCCTTCGCGGCCAACCTGACGGTCAACCTGGAGGCAGTGTACGGGATCCTGCTGGCCTACTTCCTGTTGAACGATGCCGAAGAGTTGGAGCCCACCTTCTACGTCGGTACCGCCATTATCATCGTGGCCGTCTTCGGCTACGCGGCGGTCAAACGGATGTTGCGTCCCCCGCCACCGGAAGATTTGCCACTGGATCAGTTTTGA